Proteins co-encoded in one Neofelis nebulosa isolate mNeoNeb1 chromosome 2, mNeoNeb1.pri, whole genome shotgun sequence genomic window:
- the LOC131503776 gene encoding large ribosomal subunit protein uL22 translates to MVRYSLDPENPTKSCKSRGSNLRVHFKNTRETAQAIKGMHIRKATKYLKDVTLQKQCVPFRRYNGGVGRCAQAKQWGWTQGRWPKKSAEFLLHMLKNAESNAELKGLDVDSLVIEHIQVNKAPKMRRRTYRAHGRINPYMSSPCHIEMILTEKEQIVPKPEEEVAQKKKISQKKLKKQKLMARE, encoded by the coding sequence ATGGTTCGCTATTCACTTGACCCGGAAAACCCGACAAAATCATGCAAATCAAGAGGTTCAAATCTTCGTGTTCACTTTAAGAACACACGGGAAACTGCCCAGGCCATCAAGGGTATGCATATCCGAAAAGCCACCAAGTATCTGAAAGATGTCACTTTGCAGAAGCAATGTGTGCCATTCCGACGCTACAATGGTGGAGTTGGTAGGTGTGCCCAGGCCAAACAGTGGGGCTGGACACAGGGTCGGTGGCCCAAAAAGAGTGCCGAATTTTTACTGCacatgcttaaaaatgcagagagtaATGCTGAACTTAAGGGTTTAGATGTAGATTCTCTGGTCATTGAGCACATCCAGGTGAACAAAGCCCCCAAAATGCGGCGTAGAACTTACAGGGCTCATGGTCGGATAAACCCATACATGAGCTCTCCCTGCCACATTGAGATGATCCTTACTGAAAAAGAGCAGATTGTTCCTAAACCAGAAGAGGAGgttgcacagaagaaaaagatatcccagaagaaactgaagaaacaaaaacttatggcCCGGGAGTAA